A region of the Paracoccaceae bacterium genome:
GCCCGAAAGACGCGCGCCGAGACCGCGCAGGATACTGCCGACGCGTTGGTGACCGCCGCTCGCGCGGCCTTTGCGACCGAAGGATATGCGGCGGTGTCCCTCGACACGCTGGCCGAACGGGCCGGGGTGACGCGCGGCGCGCTTCACCACCACTTCGGCAACAAGGCCGGCCTGTTCGAGGCGGTGCTGCGCCGCGTCGACGGCGAACTGGCCCAGGCCATGCAGGCGGAATGGGAACTTGCGGCCGAGCCCTGGGACGGGTTCCGCCGGTGCTATCACCGGTATCTGGATGCCGCACTTGCGCCCGGCGCCCGGCGCATCCTGTTCTGCGATGCCCCTGCGGTGCTGGGTCTGAAGGCCGTGGACATCCTGCTCGAGTCCGGGTTCGGTGAACTGGTGGCCGACCTGCAGACGCATGTCGCCGCGGGACGGGTGCGACCGCTGGACCCGGTGGCCCTGGCGCACATGCTGAACGGCGCCACGATCCAGCTTGCGTTCTGGGCGGCCGAGGCCCCCGATGGCGAGGACCGGTTGCCCCGCGCCCATGCGACGCTGGCCGCCTTGTTCGACGGCCTGACGGTTCAGACCACCGCGCGGTTGTCGTAGCGGTAGACATCCCGAAGCTCGCGGTTCTGCCGTTCGAACAGCGCCTCGATCCGGGCGATCAACTCGGGCGTGCGCAGCGGATCGGCTTCGGCGGTGCGATGGTAGGCGGCCAGATAGACCTGCCTGACCTGTTCGGCCGGGACCGCGGGGTCGCGCATCAGGGACGCGATCTCTTCCAGGTCGCAGAGCCGGAGCGAGGGGTTGGTCAGGTGGCGCGGCACGGACCAGTCCATGTCCGTCAGCCCCGTCAGACGCTCGACCGTGGCGCGGATTTCGGTATGCGGCGCAATGACAAGCGGCGGCAGGGGAAACACCCGGGCCCACCGCAGGAAGAAGGCGACAACGTCGATCTGCGCCGCCCGCCGCGCCGCCATTTCCTCGAAGGTCTTGCCATCGAAGGGGTTCCGCGCGGCAAGGTAGCGGTCGAAGTTCTGCTTCATGTGCTGGGAATAGTCGCCGAGGCAGAAATGGCTCCACGGGCGCAGGAAAACCAGTTTCTGAACCGGCACGCGGGCCGCGCGCGCCAGCCGCGACAGCGGCTGCGCGTCGCGCTCGACCGCGAAAAGATCCTCGTGGGACAGGATCACCCGGGTCGCGCCGCCCTCGAAAAGCGCCTCGAACCCGGCCTCGTCGATCCTGGCGAGGTCGCGGGCGTTGCCGGGGTGGCCGGTGCCCGGATGCGGATAGGCGATGCCTGCCGCCGCCAGCCGGTCGCGGTTCTGCAGCAGCACCCGTTGCAGGTAGGTCGAGCCCGCCTTCGGCGCGCCGATATGCAGAAGGATCGTCCGTGTCATTCGGCCGCGCGCTTCATCGCCGAGCTTCGCGGCAGGTCCGGGGCCAGGCGTGACGCAACCTCGGCCAGCGGCCCGCCGAGCGCCCGCAGGTCGATCCGGCGGTCGGCATCGGCCACCGGCGGCATGTCCCATGCGCGCGCCAGCCCGTCGGCAACGCCGCGCGCCGTGCCGTCGACCGACAGGATCGCGGGTGTCAGGCGCGACAGATCCTTGGTGGCGAAGCGGTTCGTGACCACGCGCGCACCCGATGCCGCCATCTCGATCGGCGGATGGCTGGGGTGCGGCGAATGCA
Encoded here:
- a CDS encoding TetR family transcriptional regulator, with the protein product MSTARKTRAETAQDTADALVTAARAAFATEGYAAVSLDTLAERAGVTRGALHHHFGNKAGLFEAVLRRVDGELAQAMQAEWELAAEPWDGFRRCYHRYLDAALAPGARRILFCDAPAVLGLKAVDILLESGFGELVADLQTHVAAGRVRPLDPVALAHMLNGATIQLAFWAAEAPDGEDRLPRAHATLAALFDGLTVQTTARLS